The sequence below is a genomic window from Ipomoea triloba cultivar NCNSP0323 chromosome 2, ASM357664v1.
AAGAATCAATGACAATGCATACAAATTAGATCTTCGAGGTGAGCATAGTGTTTCTTCTACATTTAATGTTGctgatttagctccttttgaaTTTTCAGATTCGGGGACGAatctttttcaagaaggggaggatgatgagaccggaatgcaacaaataaatgatccattaaaagtctcgagtggcccggtaacaagatctaagtcaaggaagattcaagaggcttttaacacttttgtgcaaacagattggagtccaacatctttttgtgaagaagaagatcaatctggaaaaataattctattcaattgtcttcacataaaaacttttgaagacaattcagacttcagtatcagatcaaatttcccggtgtgaaattatttgcaattatttacaaggtgtattttttttaggtgggaaactactttgcaaaatgttgtatttttaattttgggtgggaaattattttgtattttaattttgggtgggaattacttttacaaagttgtaattttttattttgggtgggattagtgacctagaatatttaataccttattttcccctataaatatcccataaacccaatggtttgagacacaccttgtaagaattcaatttgagtgaaatttctctcttttctttgcatgagaagtgcattgaagtttagggtGTGTGTGAGAatcattcaatcttggtaggctagtgggaagctagtttatccccttatcttgttctttatattcacacacatatccaaaaacccaaaaagaatactattactcatattatatagctaattttatttttgtatcttaattctagtgctagattcctaatactctaattcttagccttgcttaataatctaagggttgagagtattatttgttagtttggtgagacatttgtagagttgggatctcaaaatccaagagtctacaaggtaagatcctcttttggacacgaaaggttcttgagtgattccttgagtgtgcacttattgcgggaagcaatccgtgtacgcatcacataatatagtaattttttttgaatactataatatacatcatatagcaatttgattgtttacgaatataaaataaaaaaataccaagattaaaatattttgaaccattttgtttaaaaatacgcaaagttaaactattttgtttaaggaatccatacaggaatggaattgaataaaatatttcattaattttcgtgtataataaggaatggaatcatattttgaatattttgtcaatttctgataaggaattattatataatattatgttgaccgatttcaaaatttttgaactaaaatgagcgggaaagctagcacttctatttatatatatacatatatatatatatatatatatatatatatatatatatatatatatatatatatatatatatatatacagggcCCTGTTCACATGAGAACACCTAATTATAGAGGACTATGAGGACTAATCTTACCCAATGAATCAACAATCATAAACGGCTGAGATTAGAAGTTGATAAGTATGGTAATGGCGCCTAAAATTAATTAGTAAGGGCAAAGAAGATATTTTGCACGAATAATTAGAATTATGGAAGGctttatattaacaaatatagAGTTActattaaattgtaattaaggaagaaaatcaataatgccatatatatatatatagtaataattttttggaatctacacttataataagagccaataatgttagacccttaactggaactaaaaaaatgttggtataatagtctgctataagatattgtactttgtgttcttcttattgtgcaacctccaattaaattcctaatatatcctaatcttttataattctaccaaatttttccgttaaatataacagaagtttaacattaaattctttaggcaatttgtttctttattgcagttttcaaacaaatcggcaatattctataatacaattctgtatagattcctaactaaactattattctacccaaaacaacagtatataaacccctctcattctcactggtattcacccaaaactaaacctaacatattctgcaacacaccatctacttggcattctataggtatgattgtcaaaatattatcatgctaattctattatttgtatttgtactcataatgattgcagtttttttttaaatcaatgatggtatactcattaattaatataacttcaatattgctatgtaaatatatctattgtataatctgttgatctatacttgtatcattgtatgtaatgttgtggttctcattatattcctctataatttacacattttagttactcctaactccctaatctatggtttttgaatttgtgttgtggttcacattatattatttcataacatcctttatgaacatatttcccatggcacaaggatattagtcatgacaaatgcagtaaagttaattgatattgacacacaaactgtgggctgaagttgtacagttcatgtcattaagaaaaacgaaccaaaaaacacctattggaacgcctgagaaaaagtatataccCATCGTccttgaggatgaaactgtaagtaaatagtaaaaaatttatccttattattattattattattattattattattttatttttatcattattattattttatttttatcattattattattattattattattattattattattattattatgacgatgctctcattcaccaccaacatcattttATCattgttgtggttcccattatattatttcataacatcctttatgaatatatattccatgacacgaggatattagtaatgataaatgtaacaaaattaattgatattgacacacaaactttgggctggagttgtacagttcatgtcattaagaaaaacgaaccaaaaaacgctattggaacgcctaagaaaaaatatacgctcatcgtacttgaggatgaaacagtaagtaaatagtaaaatttttctcccattattattattattattattattattattattttatttcattttatttttatcattatcagtataattattattatgaagatgctctcattcaccaccaataTCATtataaatgctatatctaaatacAAGGAACTCggattcaatcaatagtgtttgataatgacattggaatgtatgatatcactttacaaaccaacaaatggtacatcatctcaaatgtcattgtcaaacatgTCCGCACAACCTATAAAGtatttgatcacaaatacaattacacatggattttaaatggtcagactggtgtccaaacaagtgacaatgatgacactctatttgctcccatgtaagtggtttatttatttatacttattttagttgcaatttagctatttacaatttcgttatgttttattaaaatatataagcatcgagactatttatttgatttttattaatttagcattttttttctctcattattatatgactactttaatcaattaaagaacactaatttaaaagtatgcattgggcattggtttaatcgcgcaacgcgcgtgtgataactagtactataatatacatcatatagtaattcgattgttggaatttttttttgaatattatcattagaggaatttaattacgtacattaacataatatagtaaaattttttggaatactataatatacaccatatagtaatttgattgttggaattttttttttttaatattatcatgagaggaatttaattacgtacattaacataatatagtaatatttttttaatactataatatacatcatatagtaatttgattgttggaattttttttttcaatattatcatgagaggaatttaattacgtacattaacataatatagtaatattttttttgaatactataatatacatcatatagtaatttgtttgttggaattttttttgaatattatcatcagaggaatttaattacgcacattaacataatatagtattttttttgaatactataatatacatcatatagtaatttgattgtttacgaatataaaataaaaaaaatacgcaagattaaaatattttgaaccattattgaattgcatggtatattatcatgagaggaatttaattacgtacattaacataatatagtaatatattttttgaatacaataatatacatcatatagtaatttgattgttggattttttttgaatattatcatgagaggaatttaattccgtacattaacataatatagttatatttttttggaatactataatatacatcatatagtaatttgattgttggatttattttttttttgaatattatcatgagaggaatttaattccgtacattaacatagtataataatattttttgaatactataatatacatcatatagtaatctatatatatatatatatatatatatatatatatatatataaatattaaaaatacgcaaggttaaactattttgtttaaggaatccatacaggaatggaattgaataaaatatttcattaatttccgtgtataataaagaatggaatcatattttgaatattttgtcaattttagccataaataaggaatgataaagaATAATAAGGAATGCTAGAATTTTTGATAaggaattataatataatattatgttgaccgatttcaaaacTTTTgtactaaaatgagcgggaaagctagcacttctatTAAGTGTTTCCAATTCTAACAAGTAACTAAAATTATTATGACACTCCAATTCTAACAAGTAACTAAAAttattggttttcaaaaaaatatagataaacTATAagatgtaaaataaattttgtcaAACTTAACTCAAATCTCACTATTATCTTAAAACGCACCCAAAATACTAGAATCGTAAAAGAAAGATTATGttttagagattttttttttgggtttttgttgAGCCATAACTGAAGAgtgagaagaggaaaaaaaaactggCGACCACCCAATGCTCCCAGCAAGTGCATACAATGCATGCACAATGCGCAcaagcgttttttttttttttttttttttaactcataCCAAATACCTACATAGCGTAAACACCCCATCTCTCTCATCTCTTCTCCatctagaaaataaaaaaatctgaccaaaaattcaaaaaacaccaATCGGTGATGATCTGACTTAAGAATTAGCCAACACAAAGAATAATGCAAAGTTTTCACAtgcttattttcattttaataataGTCTGTAAGGAGTTTTAAGTAGTTAATAAACTATAATCAATGTATAGAGGAATTGAAGTCCCATCAACATATacaaatgatattttttataaaaacatatattacaaatttcttaattttgataaaaaaaaaattgaagtaataAAGATGAGTCAAAATAGGGCTACAACCCACATGCTACTGTCCATAAGAAACAACACTGTCTTTGAACCATGTTTGGTTGTTGAgagttattttacttttaaattagTACTACCAATAGAAGCCCCAACTTGTCATCAGATAAGTTAACAAACCCACAGTTTTGAAATCAAACAAAAACATTTCCAAAAACAATTAAcattaaacaaactaaaaaaaaaattgttgccaTTCTCTAATGTCATGTTCTGCACCAACCAAACCATTAAAATAGTCACCGACCTATCCTATAAAAATATGACTGGTGGGACAACCCAAAGTTGGTCTGGTTTAGTaatcacaagatttcaagttttaCTTTTGATGAAAGCGGCCTATTAACCGTCTTAGTTTGAGTTGGTCAACAATGAACAATCTAGGCTCGTTTATATCCTCGTGGTCATTTTTCTGCTAAGGTCACAAGACAGGGTTTACCTTTACATACCTTTTAAATAGTGGCTGCAGATTtctcaatcattattacatggaccatagtccacacaccACAAATAAAAAGTACTTTATTTGTgtgcataaagtacattattttatatattatcaaataatgtacattcaataaaaaacaatatacttttagtatattaaaaatttattttatattcatggtccacacaataatttgaccAGATGTCAGtagtcaacaaaaaaaatggcTTGTGTGATAATGTGTTGTTTCACATACAGAGCCAGCAACTGTGATTTGTCTTCAACCAAGATGTTCTGCAATTCACATAAATCTGATACCAAGACATTGTCTGGGGCATCAGTTTAGGAAAGCATGAAATAGTTTTCCAACAGTGAGTCAATAGAGACAGCtattcaagtatatatatatatggagacATGCATGATGTGTATCTCTTGTTCATGGCAGGTTCGTAGTATGACTGCATTCAGCTTCACAATTCTGAATTCACATATAGGTAGGCAGgaaaaaacattttcaaatgGTATGACtggtacaaattaaagaaagcaTCCATCTTTTTCATCAGTTTCAGATAGTTGAATGAAAGGGAACTGAAACACTTGTGTTTTTATTGCTTACATGGCTATGGCTGTACAGCTCATATGGttgtacaaattaaaatctAACCTAAGGGTTCAGGGAATCTGAACCAGCTTGAGATGAAAGAATGGATGGATCTCATTACATTTTTGCTAAAGAATGAAAGAATATAATCATCAGGTTAGGAATTAATAAGGTTCTATAACCTCTAGTTTGATCTCTCTACTTTGATGTGAACCCGAGTTTCCATGTTTTGTGTGTCCTTTAATTAGCTGGAAACTGGGGTGAGAAAGTGGATCATCAGAGTCATAGACAGACAAGCAAGTTCCTCTGATCTTCGATATGATCTTCTGCGGGCTAGCTATAATCCTGATTCAAGAACTCTATGGAACAGCTTAATTGTTCTTGGTTCTTCATTTCTATGCAGACTGTGGGATCCTCAAGAATTCAATGGAACAGCAGCTTGTTCGGGGATCTTCATTTCTGTGATGCAGACTTTGAGCTACAATGCTGAGGGGTTCATCACTCACCAAGATCTCTATCAGtaactgatgatgatgatgaggctCTTCCACCTTTCTTTTCAGACTCTGAGCTAAACTACTGCCACTGCTTTGCTCCTCCTTGCTCGTCGTCAACACTTCTATCCAATAACCTTCTTCCTCAGCTACAACGTCGTTCATCAACATTTCATCCTCCTTTTTCTGCACACTCTCACCAACAACACTACTCATTCTCATTTCTTGTTTGCTGTTCCCTTGCACACTCACACTTTGGGCCAAAATTTCAATGCTTGGCTCTAATTCAATATTCCTCAGCATTTGTTCTGTCACCATGCCATTTCTTGCCTCAATattctcatcatcatcttcttcttcatcttcttgttgTTGAAGGGTAAGCTGAGAAACCAAGAGATCCAAAGCTTCCTTCATCCATGGATGAAAGCATACTTCCATGGCTTCCCTATACGACACCTGAAAAAATCAACATCATCACTTGTTCGTTCTTGCACGTACTactggaaaataaaatataatcccCGGGATGGGATCAAATTAGAACAGAAATAATGATACCCATGCTCGTTGGCGAACATCTTTCTCAGGCCAATCGTCAAGCTCCTCCACAACAATCAAAGGCAGCATGAACCCCTCATGTAATACTCCTAGGCTCTTGCTCTTAAAAAACCATTTGCCTAAACAACTCtgcaatataataattaacataAGATCGATCGATCAGACAATATAATGAAACAAAAGTAAACATGAAACCTTAattagtgtatatatgtgtgCTTACCCCAACCTCTCCATATATTCCAGCCTCCTCAAAGGTTTCTCGAAGCGCTGCTTCTTCCAAAGATTCATCCTGTTCCCAACCACCCTATTCATTCCAAGATTGAACATGAAGATGTCAATTatggagggaaagtaaggaatCAGACAATTCAATTCCAAATTCAAGAACCATAACTTTGAATCCTATTAAAAAAACCAACATGGGGTGGGGGTTCATGTAGTTCGATCTACCTTAGGAAACATCATCCTTGGACTTTTCTGAGAGCTGACCAGAAGGAATTCCAGATCATCAACTAGGGGGGCCCCATCAATAATGGACTTGCCTTCCCTGTATCTGTACGGAATGCAGCTGCATCATACAACATTGCACCAACAAATGTCAATAATCATTAATACCTCAAAAAGGGATGGATTATCATATATACTTTAGTTTGGATTTGAATTACTGTTCTTTTATCCCACCCTTTTCTTGCATTTAATCACTAATAAACTTACTCAAGCCAAATAAAAATCTCaactttttccttaaattttaaaaacccAGATGAGAATTCAACCTTGATTTTCCCCTCACCCACAGAAAGATATTTCTcctaattcaattttaaaaaaaaaaatcaagaaaacccAAAAGTTAAAGTGAAGAACATGGTATACATACCCAACAACCTGGCGACAACCTTGAACATTATACCTCTGCAAGTCCCTCCCAGTACGAGAACACATAGAATCCACCTTGGTGAGTTTCATATCTTATTTTTTGGCACAAACCTGAAACCCCCTTGCTTCCTCAGAACAAAATATTAAGGTTTATTAACAGacaacaaaagaagaagaagaaagactCAAAGAAATGATCTGAAGAGAAGTTTTGAGGTTTTGGGTGTCTGTCATGAACTGTAGTAGAGCTAAATTAGGAAATTTGGTCGAAAGTTTTATGGGATGGATGAACTACAAATGTTTGTGATATCTTGTTTTTGCTGCTCTATCTGCTACGAAGCCTGAGGAGAGGGTGTGTCTACTCCTTTAATAAGCATCACAGACCCCCGGGAATACAGCGTGGGGTTGGGCGTGTGGGCTTAGCCTGGGGTCAAtcattactttattattatttttattattattattattattattattattattaattattaattattaattccgaagtattattatcattattttattatttatctttaaTGGGGGTTGTATTTTCTGGGAAGGAGGTTGCCGGTTGCATGTTGGACCACATACGAGAGAGTATACACGGCGCGGTCAGTAAGTacattacaaaattttcaatttacctCCAATTTTTTAGGtaccattttttttacttttaaatgagTTTTCTTGACTTCTCACGTGTCAGatattaattttacaaaaactttttaaaatataatggaataatttttagggaaaattgtgaGTTTGGTTCTTGAGTTTTAATCAAGTTTCGACTCAGTCCTTAAGATATAACCGTATCTGAGTTCACTCCCTCAATTATTtgcaaagtggcgagtttagtcccagATCGTTAAatttgaccaaaaataaaaaatatttaaaatttgagggtaaagtaggaaattcacattttattctctttattatatcaaaatcactttcacaacattatttttaatttcatagtctcttatttcaagattcttcaattctaaaagcatttcaacaACTTTAATATGACTTGTTAGAAACCAGACTCttgtataacaaacttaagacttagcacaaataaagaaacacttg
It includes:
- the LOC116011178 gene encoding nudix hydrolase 18, mitochondrial-like — its product is MKLTKVDSMCSRTGRDLQRYNVQGCRQVVGCIPYRYREGKSIIDGAPLVDDLEFLLVSSQKSPRMMFPKGGWEQDESLEEAALRETFEEAGIYGEVGSCLGKWFFKSKSLGVLHEGFMLPLIVVEELDDWPEKDVRQRAWVSYREAMEVCFHPWMKEALDLLVSQLTLQQQEDEEEDDDENIEARNGMVTEQMLRNIELEPSIEILAQSVSVQGNSKQEMRMSSVVGESVQKKEDEMLMNDVVAEEEGYWIEVLTTSKEEQSSGSSLAQSLKRKVEEPHHHHQLLIEILVSDEPLSIVAQSLHHRNEDPRTSCCSIEFLRIPQSA